AGGAGCTCGACTGCAGGGACGGTAAAGGTgtgcagaagctgcagctgATCCCGCCCAACACTGGCCTCCACGTGCGGTGCGTTCGCGACTTCAAAGACGCGGACAGGCTTGTCGGTGCGGGTACGGAGTGGATGGTTGCTGGGCCGCAAACGTACATCCCGCGCGttgaggtggtggtggtggaggaggtgaaggcaACGGTCATTTACCCAAACACCGCCTTGATGGTGCAGGCGAACGTCAACTTCACCGATCGAGGCGGGGTGCCTCGGGTGGCGGGGGAGAAGTGGCTGGTGCGGGCATTGGGAGCGTATCTCCAATCTGTTGAGGAGACGGTCCTAGGCTTGATACAGGGTACCATGCTCAGCGACCTCAAGGCGCTGCGCCTGAGCGCCGTGCGCAGCTTCACCGACGTATATGGGAAAGGGCGGCGGGCTGGGGAGCAGTGGCAAGTGACATTGAAGGACGCTCCAGTGCACATCATTGATGCCTACGAGATGAAGGTGgccgacgtcgccgccgtctcaCTCAGCGCGAAGGAGTATGTGATCATTCACCACCCTGTCGACGACACCGGCCACAACCGCTTCGGTGAGACGCTTGTGCGCCGTGGCGAGTGCACCTTTTTTCTGCAGCCAGGGGAGACGATGCCGCGCGGTGTCGAGCAGGTGCTCGTGGTCggaaaggaagaggcgctgctgctggaggcggtgtGCGAGTACCGTGACCGAGGTGAGAAGCGGCAGCCGGGTAGCCGATGGATGGTGCGCGGCCCTCTCGAGTACATCCCCGCCAACGAAgtgaagctgctggagcaccgCCGTATGATGGCGCTGGACAAGAACGAGGGCATTTACGTAATGAACACGACAACGGGCGAGGTGCGTGCAGTCATCGGCAAGCCTTACATGCTGGATGTCAACGAGGTGCTGTGGGAGAAGCACCTGCCGCTCGCCGTCGAGGAGCTCCTCGAGTCTCCGAACGGCAGCATTCAAACGAGTGAGCGCAACCCCGGCTTTGTCAGCCACCGCGAAAAGTACCGTATTGTCCGATTCAACGTGCAGCACAACGCTGCAGTGCAGATTTACGACTACCGCAAGAAGCAGCCGCGCATTGTGCTGGGCCCAAACCTTGTCATGCTGGCCCCACATGAAGAGTTCACCGTGCTCTCGCTTAGCGGCGGCACTCCGAAGGTGCCGAACTCGTTGCAATCACTCCAGCTCTTTCTCGGGCCGCGCTTCTCCAGCGACACCATTGTCGTGGAGACGTCGGATCACGCTCGCCTACGCCTGCGGCTGTCGTACAACTGGTACTTTGACATCGACCGCGTCAACCCTAGTCAGAGGACTTTCTCGGTGCCGGACTTCATCGGCGACTGCTGCAAGACCATCGCCagccgcgtgcgcggcgccgtcgcctccgaAGACTTCGACTCCTTTCACCGCAACTCTGCCAAGATCATCCGCACTGCTGTCTTTGGCGTCGACGAGACTGGCGAGACAAAGAAGAATCTGCGCTTCACCGCAAACGACTTTGTTGTGACGAACATTGACGTTCAGTCGTCGGAGCCGACGGACGAGAAGACGCGCGACAGCTTGCAGAAGTCCGTGCAGCTCGCGATTGAAATTACGACCAAGTCACAAGAGGCGGCTGCACGTCACGGCAACGAGCTGAAGGACCAGGAGGCCAAAGGgcagctggagcggcagAAACTGCTCGACAAGATCGAAGTGGAGAATGCAAGGACAAAGTGgctggagctgcaggcgaagaGCGAGGCAGTGCAGGCGAGTGGGCAGTCCGTCGCGGAGGCAAAGGCGCGCGCAGAAGCGCTGCTCATCGAGGTGCGCTCTGAGATGCAGCAGGCGGAGATGCGGGCGAGAGCGTACCGTATCTCCGCGGAGGCAGAGTtgcagaagctgcagcagcgacaagcACTGGAGCTCGAGTACACCCAGCGGCAGAATGAGATAGACGTTTCCAAGGCACGAGCGGCGGCTGAGGCGGAGGCAGAAAAGGTGAAGCGGATGGTCGACTGCATTGGCCGTGACACCTTGGTCGCCATCGCTCGCGCAGGTCCCGAGACACAGGTGAAGCTGCTGAGCAGCCTCGGCCTGAAGGGCTACCTCATCACTGACGGGAACAGTCCCGTCAATTTATTTGGCACAGCGCAAGGAATGATTGGCGAGCCGAAGAAGTGATTCAGCTGGCACTGCACCGCACATGAATACGCTGGTCTATCTTTGTGCGACCACGCGCAGATGTGCGCCTCATTCCTTCCTGCCTTCATTCTTATGATGCTTGGGCGGGGTTTGCTCCTCCGCACCCCTATTTCTCTGTACCGCGGGTCCCCAGCAGGtcccttccttctctttcgcGGCCACTATTTCCGCGGGCTTCTCGTtcgcctctttctttcctCGGCACTGTTTTGAACGGCTACCACAACAGAAAAGGGGGATGTACGCGCGCACCACGGGAAACCCGTCTGAGGGTGCGCCACGGTTACTGGTGTGTGAGCgcccttcttttttcttgCCGTTGCTTGTCGTCTTGGTGTGTGGAGTGTCCCTGCCGGTTTCGCTGTTTTCTCTCAGCGCTGCTCATTTTTCGACGTATCTTGTATGGCTCtcgtgtgtttgcgtgtgttgGGGGGAGGTAGGGGGCGCCTTGCCGTCTCCCTCCGCTCTCTCGGTTCCTTTTCCCTCTTGGCACACACTGGCCGTCGATGCCCTCCCCGcccgcttcctcctctcccgctgCTTGACGCATGCCAGACTGAGCGGTAGCGGCATTGAGGGAAGCAGGTGCATCTTTTTTTCCGTAACCCTCGGGCGCTCATGCATCCTCTTCGCGCGTGTCGCTGTGTTTGTCTCTCTACACCGCAGCACGCCTCATACCGATGGCATCAGTAGCAGTGGAAGAGAAGCGGAGTCCGACAGATGAGCGAGGTGCGCGGCTCCTGCGGCTACCGCACCTGAGGAAAAAgttgctgcgtgcgcagatTCCGATGTGTCCTTGCACGGAGGATGACTTTTGGGTACCCTTGTTGTTCTCCTTGGTGGAGTTGCCCTGGTGACGGGAGTGCCTCAGCGCGCCGCATCTCAGAGTCCagtacccctccccccaactCTCTGCGTTGAAAAGCCGGCAGACCTCCTACATCTCCCTGCCACGTGCCGAgccgcctctggtggtgacggggCCCAGGCGTTAACACTGCTGAAAACGACTGAGCGATGTGCCGCTGgtggtgtcggcggtcaggtcctggacggcgctgcgtcggagcgacctgcgaccgtgTGAGCgtgcttgtgccatccatgcgaCCGGGCCGAGCGCCAGCGTCACTCGAGCGTGTCTCGCCCGGGCCGCCACACCGCCTGCTGATGTGGGGAACccgaggcgacctgcgagaCGGTGGCGGGTGGGGAGGTTGAGGCGGGGGTCGCTGACAGATGACCGCGTCAGCGCATGTGGTGCAACGCTTGTGCACcgctgcttggcaccacgcggaCGGGGCCTTGTGACAGGGGGCCGGCTGGACTTGCGTCGGAAGCATGTTGCACAGCCTAATGGACACGCTGAGCAAAACGACTAGTGTGCAGCAGCCTCTGCCGAGCTGTCATCTGGCTGATGGCGCCTATCTGTAGCGGTGAGGCGGCGATAGCACAGAGCAGGCATGCGCACAAGGGCAGCTGCATCCGAAGAggtgtgcatgcatgcgctATATATACCGAGATGGTCCGCGACTGGTGAGTCCTTGGACGAGGTGGGTGACCATCGTGATGCGAGGCATTTTTTCTCGTGCCTCGGGCTTGATGGCTGTGCTGCCTTCGCACTGCCTTGTCTGTTTGCTCTTCCCACTCAGGTCTGCTCTCTTCTTGTCTGCCTCTGGATGCGTCTCTGAGTCCCAGAACACCGTCACACAAATTAACCGTCAttgcagcgacagcaggagcagccgcGCGTTGTGACAGCAACCGCATTGCCAAAGCATTCGAAAGAGAGACGTGTCACTGGGTGGTGGTTCCTTCGTTGGTGCTGCCCACGTCACAGTGGGACTACAGAGCGCCCATCGATTTCTGCAGGGGGTCTCTCCCGCATTTCTCGCTGGTGTGGGAGCGTGTTTCGCACCCTGCAAAGCTTCCCGTTTTCGACTTGAGAGCACCACAACTTCCGACGCAACAGGCGCGGCTACCAGCTCACCTCCTCTGCATTACTGTAAAGAGTAGCTGAGTGCTGTGGACCCAGCTTCATCACGTCATCATGCCGCTGAAATACTTGGAGATGTCCTACAACGCGGACATGCCAAAGGACATGATCAAAGAGGCGCAAAATCTTATCATCGAGGCCTTCGAGACGGAGTCCCTCGAGAACGCCGTAGCGACGCACATCAAGCGCGAGTTTGTGAAGAGGTACAAAGGCGTGTGGCACTGCGTCGTAGGCAAGAACTTCGGATCCTTCGTCACACACGAAATGAAGGGCTACATCTACATAACATGGGGACAGGTTTCGATCCTTCTGTGGAAAACGTTGAGCTAAGAGAGAGTGTCGCACGCTGTCTCTGCTTCCTTTTTTCCTCCTACTCGGCTGCTCGTTCCAGCGGcgatcgcggcggcggcggttgcaCCAGAGTGCACAGCGGAAGATAGATGTAAACAACGAAAATGTGTACCTTTACACGAGGCagcgaagagaaagagaacgATGGAGCGGGTGTGGTGAGCGATGATGCACTACCTTGTGATGCCTGTTTTAgatctctctgtctgtgaggtgcggcgcggccttctccctctttccatCTCTTCTACCATCCCCGTTGCGGCTGTGTTTCGGCTTGtaaacaaaaaaggaagacAGAAGCTGCCCAGCCAGCTATGCATGCGAGATTGTAAGGAAGAAGGGGCAACGAGGAGTGCGCTGAAACGGTGACCGACAGCATCCGACACATCCGCTGCAGGCactggcgcgtgtgcgcacgttgCAAGGCGGCAACACGAAGCGTGCACTTGTAGTTCTCGGTGACCTTGTGGCACGGCGTAGTTGTCCGTTGCCTGCGCGCCGGGAACAGCATGACAGCGAGCTACGCGAAAAGGGTCGCCACGGAGTGGTGGTGACATCCTCCTCCCGAGCCTGATGGTGTAGCGGAGTCACGCTCGCTTTGTGGGTCTCTGGTATTCTCGTTGCCTACCTTTGGGTGCCTCCTAGCACTGTTGGCCGTGCAGCCCTCCTGATGTGTGTCGCAAGCGCCAATTTTCGGCGTCTACTCTTGTGTGTCTCCTTTTCTACCTAATCACACCTCAAATCGTacgtcctcctccctcccaaTTCACGTTGGCTCCCTTTCAACCATCGCCTCCCACCCCGATACCCCCAAACACCTGCATAACACCTAACGCATGCACATCTTACCTGGAGAGCGCACGTAGCTGAGCAATCACCTAaacgcagacgcacgcatTCAGCGAGTGCACATAATGGCGGGCAAGTTCCGCGGCGATGTCGGCAAGCTCTCAAAGCCGAAAAAGAACAAGGCAGCTAAGCGGGCCAAGAGTAAGAAAGTCGTCTCCCTCGTCAAGCGTAGTCCCAAACTAGCGCAGGATACTCTGCAGAGTCGCATTGCTGAGCTGACCAGCCGCGAGAGCGCCGCACGTGCTAACATCGGCGGGCCGAAGGCTAGCAAGGCCGCGGCTCCTCCCTCCGCGGGGAAGGTCCGGATCGGCAAAGCCGCATTAGAGGTGGTGGGGAAGCTAAAGCGAGAGCGTGTGGTGCCAGAGAAGGATGCGCCGGTGCAGCGAAGCACAGCAGAGGCTGTCGGTTTGAAGATCTTGCACCAGGCCGTCAAGAGCCAGAGCCACGGTCGGCTGCTATCTCATCAGAACCGCCACGACTACGAGTATCGCCTCCGATCTGTTGCCACCATGGGCGTAGTGCAGCTGTTCAACTCACTCGCGCAGTCTCGCAAGGCGAGCGCCGCTCTAGACACCGAGAAGAAGATGACGTCGGACAAGGTGATGGAGAAGCAGCAACTAGTTTCGAAGGAGGTCTTCTTGGCGGCGTTACGCCaatcgcagcagcactgaATCTGCCTACGTGTTGTTGCAggcgcacctctctctctgtgtttgcTTCCCTGAgtgggcgtgcgcgcgttgtCCTCCTTGCCGCTATGCTGTGTTTTGCCTCTTCTCTACCCCCGCTGTACGTGCGTCAGTTTTCTTCCAGGGTTGTGGGGCGCGCGAAAGAAGTAAAAGAGAAGGTGCGGGAGTGGCGGTGcagagaaggaaggaagTAACGACGTGTAATCTTCGCGTGACCGGGACAGGGCCACCGCATGGCCCGGTCTtaccctgtgtgtgtgtgtgtgcagatgCACAACGCGTTC
This portion of the Leishmania major strain Friedlin complete genome, chromosome 5 genome encodes:
- a CDS encoding putative major vault protein, coding for MSDSVIRIKRYHYIHILDNNTNVTRTISGPVVYTRKEHETCLFDPCPCVSVPPRHYCVVKNPCVRDEAGEVVLESSGQVKLRLGDAEIRFEGEPFPLYPGEELDCRDGKGVQKLQLIPPNTGLHVRCVRDFKDADRLVGAGTEWMVAGPQTYIPRVEVVVVEEVKATVIYPNTALMVQANVNFTDRGGVPRVAGEKWLVRALGAYLQSVEETVLGLIQGTMLSDLKALRLSAVRSFTDVYGKGRRAGEQWQVTLKDAPVHIIDAYEMKVADVAAVSLSAKEYVIIHHPVDDTGHNRFGETLVRRGECTFFLQPGETMPRGVEQVLVVGKEEALLLEAVCEYRDRGEKRQPGSRWMVRGPLEYIPANEVKLLEHRRMMALDKNEGIYVMNTTTGEVRAVIGKPYMLDVNEVLWEKHLPLAVEELLESPNGSIQTSERNPGFVSHREKYRIVRFNVQHNAAVQIYDYRKKQPRIVLGPNLVMLAPHEEFTVLSLSGGTPKVPNSLQSLQLFLGPRFSSDTIVVETSDHARLRLRLSYNWYFDIDRVNPSQRTFSVPDFIGDCCKTIASRVRGAVASEDFDSFHRNSAKIIRTAVFGVDETGETKKNLRFTANDFVVTNIDVQSSEPTDEKTRDSLQKSVQLAIEITTKSQEAAARHGNELKDQEAKGQLERQKLLDKIEVENARTKWLELQAKSEAVQASGQSVAEAKARAEALLIEVRSEMQQAEMRARAYRISAEAELQKLQQRQALELEYTQRQNEIDVSKARAAAEAEAEKVKRMVDCIGRDTLVAIARAGPETQVKLLSSLGLKGYLITDGNSPVNLFGTAQGMIGEPKK
- a CDS encoding putative dynein light chain is translated as MPLKYLEMSYNADMPKDMIKEAQNLIIEAFETESLENAVATHIKREFVKRYKGVWHCVVGKNFGSFVTHEMKGYIYITWGQVSILLWKTLS